A genome region from Mugil cephalus isolate CIBA_MC_2020 chromosome 13, CIBA_Mcephalus_1.1, whole genome shotgun sequence includes the following:
- the prim2 gene encoding DNA primase large subunit has protein sequence MQFSGRRRRVASKAQTELYGLPLQFYGQPPLENITLTEFETFAVERLKLLKTIENLGVSHVKLSEPYKLKLYNEFRALNFPYRSETDDRKVQSGPSENEKRRKDHISHFILRLAYCQTEDLRRWFIQQEVDLFRYRFCELDSEQKRDFLHKNNLQYNTISVEEKKAMGEKLINSSYGVSGITVEGQDFYKVPFQDALDLVRTRKVYLKAGYVYIPHQDIVTIVLNDFRTRLSKALALTARSLPAVHSDERLQPLLNHLSHAYVGQDYSMQKNVGKISLEQIDSLAGKSFPLCMRQLHQALRENHHLRHGGRMQYGLFLKGIGLSLEQALQFWRMEFIRGKVDADKFDKAYAYGIRHMFGKEGKRADYTPYSCMKVILSNPPSQGDHHGCPFRHSDPELLKQKLQVYKVSPSGISQILELVKGMHYQLACQKYFELTHNIEEGSFSLSHPNQYFVESQKVLGGGVKDTKREADAPQRSTETPAAKGPAATRDATANDSQHLAEMTENLESFFQDA, from the exons ATGCAGTTTTCAGGCAGAAGAAGGAGGGTCGCTTCTAAAGCTCAGACCGAGCTCTATGGGCTGCCTCTGCAGTTCTACGGGCAGCCTCCTCTCGAAAACATCACTCTGACTGAATTTGAGACATTTGCTGTGGAGAGGCTGAAAT TGCTGAAGACCATCGAGAATTTGGGAGTGAGCCACGTGAAATTGTCAGAGCCGTATAAACTTAAATTGTACAATGAGTTTAGAGCCCTGAACTTTCCGTACAGATCAGAGACT GATGACCGAAAAGTTCAGAGCGGACCCAGTGAAAATGAGAAACGAAGAAAGGACCACATCTCCCACTTCATTCTCAGACTCGCCTACTGCCAAAC GGAAGACCTGAGGCGCTGGTTCATTCAACAGGAAGTGGATCTTTTCCGCTACCGCTTCTGTGAGCTGGATTCAGAACAAAAGCGTGATTTTCTTCACAAGAACAATCTGCAGTATAACACA ATTAGCGTCGAGGAGAAGAAGGCCATGGGCGAAAAACTTATCAACTCCAGTTACGGCGTCAGTGGAATCACTGTGGAGGGTCAGGACTTCTACAAA gtTCCGTTTCAAGATGCTCTGGACTTGGTGCGAACCAGGAAGGTGTACCTCAAGGCAGGCTACGTGTACATCCCTCACCAGGACATCGTCACCATTGTTCTCAATGATTTTCGCACAAGACTCTCCAAAGCTCTTGCA CTGACCGCCCGCTCGCTACCAGCGGTGCATTCTGATGAACGGCTACAGCCGCTCCTGAACCACCTCAG ccatgcATACGTGGGACAGGACTACAGCATGCAGAAGAACGTTGGGAAAATCTCCTTGGAACAAATTGATTCA CTTGCAGGAAAGTCGTTCCCTCTGTGCATGAGGCAGCTCCACCAGGCCCTGAGAGAGAACCACCACCTCCGCCACGGCGGCCGGATGCAGTACGGCCTCTTCCTCAAAGGTATCGGCCTCTCTCTGGAGCAGGCCCTGCAGTTCTGGAGGATGGAGTTCATAAGAGGCAAAGTGGACGCAGACAAG ttTGACAAAGCCTATGCCTACGGCATCCGCCACATGTTTGGCAAGGAAGGCAAGCGGGCGGACTACACCCCCTACAGTTGCATGAAGGTGATTTTATCAAACCCGCCCAGCCAAGGCGACCATCACG GGTGTCCATTCCGTCACAGTGACCCCGAGCTGCTGAAGCAGAAGCTGCAGGTCTACAAGGTGTCTCCCAGTGGAATCAGTCAG ATCCTGGAGCTGGTTAAAGGAATGCACTACCAGCTGGCATGCCAAAAATACTTTGAGCTGACACACAAT ATTGAGGAAGGCTCCTTCTCGCTCAGTCACCCCAACCAGTACTTCGTAGAGAGCCAGAAAGTTTTGGGCGGGGGCGTAAAGGACACAAAGCGAGAGGCGGACGCGCCGCAGAGGTCGACGGAAACCCCCGCCGCCAAAGGACCCGCTGCCACTCGAGACGCGACGGCAAACGACTCCCAGCATTTGGCGGAGATGACGGAAAATCTGGAATCTTTCTTCCAGGATGCTTAA
- the rab23 gene encoding ras-related protein Rab-23, producing the protein MLEEDMEVAIKVVVVGNGAVGKSSMIQRYCKGIFTKDYKKTIGVDFLERQILVNDEDVRLMLWDTAGQEEFDAITKAYYRGAQACVLVFSTTDRESFQAIDSWREKVEAEVGDIPTVLVQNKIDLLEETVIKNEEAEALAKRLKLRFYRASVKEDLNVNEVFKYLAEKYLQRLKQQTAEETEVVHTTSNKIGVFNTTSSNVCNQSSSNGREVITLRPNKQRTKKSKNPFGSCSLL; encoded by the exons ATgttggaggaggacatggaagTGGCCATCAAAGTGGTCGTGGTCGGCAACGGAGCTGTTGGCAAGTCGAGTATGATCCAGCGTTACTGCAAAGGCATTTTCACTAAGGACTACAAAAAGACCATTGGAGTGGACTTTCTGGAAAGACAGATACT agTAAACGACGAAGACGTGCGACTAATGCTGTGGGACACTGCTGGACAAGAGGAGTTTGACGCCATTACCAAGGCGTACTACCGTG GTGCCCAGGCATGCGTGCTGGTCTTCTCTACCACAGACAGGGAGTCATTTCAGGCCATTGACAGCTGGAGGGAGAAGGTGGAAGCCGAGGTCGGAGATATTCCCACCGTTCTGGTGCAAAACAAAATTGACCTCCTTGAAGAGACTGTTATAAAAAA CGAGGAGGCAGAAGCTTTGGCTAAAAGGCTTAAGCTGAGATTTTACCGTGCTTCAGTGAAAGAGGACCTCAATGTTAACGAGG tgtttaagtACTTAGCTGAGAAATATCTTCAGAGActcaaacagcaaacagcagaggagacggaggtggtTCACACAACAAGCAATAAAATAG GTGTTTTTAATACCACGAGTAGTAACGTCTGCAACCAGAGCTCCAGCAACGGCAGAGAGGTCATCACCCTGCGGCCTAACAAGCAGAGGACCAAGAAGAGTAAAAATCCTTTTGGGAGCTGCAGCCTACTCTAG
- the bag2 gene encoding BAG family molecular chaperone regulator 2: protein MAQAKVQAKMSEPPCNKFTRTLSMADRSGRLLENLDQLELRVESLREAASAMEQEREYILEMIQSIQNSQEMRNICAGEREELSLTANRLMGRTLSVEISVGTIRNSQQEDALRKATSIIDEIVKKLLSDMDGSRQQLLALLAACVTEAPPVAIDQKFQAIVISCALEDQKKIKRRLETLLRNVDNAEKNIKIMDHQKLDEAQANGTQ, encoded by the exons ATGGCCCAGGCCAAAGTACAAGCGAAGATGAGCGAACCCCCCTGCAACAAGTTCACCAGGACACTGTCCATGGCAGATCGCTCGGGACGCCTGCTGGAAAATTTGGATCAGCTGGAATTGAG GGTGGAGAGTTTACGCGAAGCTGCATCAGCCATGGAGCAGGAAAGGGAGTACATCCTGGAAATGATTCAGTCCATACAGAACAGTCAAGAAATGCGTAACATCTGTGCCG GGGAGAGAGAAGAATTAAGTTTAACCGCGAACCGTCTAATGGGTCGGACTCTGTCTGTGGAGATCTCTGTTGGCACAATCAGAAACTCCCAGCAGGAGGACGCCCTGCGCAAGGCCACGTCTATAATCGATGAAATAGTGAAGAAGCTGCTGAGCGACATGGACGGCAGTCGGCAGCAGCTGCTGGCCCTGCTCGCGGCCTGTGTGACCGAGGCGCCACCCGTCGCCATCGACCAGAAGTTCCAGGCCATAGTGATCAGCTGCGCCCTGGAGGACCAGAAGAAGATCAAGCGGAGGCTGGAGACTTTGCTGAGGAACGTGGACAACGCCGAAAAGAACATCAAGATCATGGATCATCAAAAACTTGACGAAGCTCAAGCCAACGGGACGCAGTAA